One Sporomusaceae bacterium ACPt DNA window includes the following coding sequences:
- the rimP gene encoding Ribosome maturation factor RimP, with protein MSKEKIETVVEKLVSDIIADSQIELVDVEYVKERDWYLRVFLDKQTGIEIDDCQWVSERLEAKLDELDLIKGHYYLEVSSPGLDRPLKKERDFIRHAGDKVEIKTYEPINGQKLLVGTLLGAVGHDICIDVDGQPLSVPRDKVAQVRLHIEF; from the coding sequence ATGTCTAAAGAGAAAATAGAAACAGTTGTCGAGAAACTTGTTTCCGATATTATTGCTGACAGCCAAATTGAACTGGTCGATGTTGAATATGTTAAAGAACGCGATTGGTATCTAAGGGTTTTTCTCGACAAACAAACAGGGATTGAGATTGACGATTGCCAGTGGGTGAGCGAACGGCTGGAAGCTAAGCTGGATGAGCTTGATTTAATTAAGGGTCACTACTATCTTGAAGTTTCTTCTCCTGGCCTTGACCGCCCGCTAAAAAAGGAACGCGACTTTATCCGCCATGCCGGTGATAAAGTAGAGATAAAAACTTATGAGCCTATCAATGGTCAAAAGTTGCTTGTAGGAACGTTGCTTGGAGCGGTTGGCCACGATATCTGTATTGATGTCGACGGGCAACCCTTGAGTGTTCCACGCGATAAAGTAGCGCAAGTAAGGTTACATATTGAGTTTTAA